A genomic region of Cytobacillus sp. IB215665 contains the following coding sequences:
- a CDS encoding dipeptide ABC transporter ATP-binding protein translates to MTEQLLQVKGLTKHFPINGGVLNKKIGEVKAVDGVSFYVKKGETLGLVGESGCGKSTTGRTILRLLEPTEGQVLFENKDITRLSKNDLRKIRRDMQMVFQDPFASLNPRHTVEKILEEPLIVHGIGTKEERKKRVLEMLEVVGLSNYHAKRYPHQFSGGQRQRIGIARALMTKPKLIIADEPVSALDVSIQSQVLNLLEDLQKEFDLTYLFIAHDLGVVRHISDRVGVMYLGRLVELADSEELYNNTLHPYTKALLSAVPIPDPDFQMETEVLSGDIPSPSNPPQGCAFHTRCSECMDICKSKRPELKEVEKGHYVACHLFE, encoded by the coding sequence ATGACAGAACAGTTACTACAAGTTAAAGGATTAACGAAACACTTTCCAATTAATGGAGGAGTGCTAAATAAAAAGATTGGTGAAGTGAAAGCTGTTGACGGTGTATCTTTTTACGTTAAAAAGGGCGAAACCTTAGGTTTAGTCGGTGAAAGTGGTTGTGGGAAATCCACAACAGGTAGAACGATACTTAGACTATTAGAACCGACTGAAGGCCAAGTGTTATTTGAGAATAAGGACATCACTCGCCTTTCAAAAAATGACTTAAGAAAAATAAGGCGCGATATGCAAATGGTATTTCAAGATCCGTTTGCATCGCTAAATCCACGTCATACTGTGGAAAAAATACTAGAAGAACCGCTGATTGTTCACGGTATCGGAACGAAAGAGGAACGAAAAAAAAGAGTACTAGAAATGCTTGAAGTCGTTGGGCTAAGCAACTACCATGCGAAGCGCTACCCACATCAATTTAGTGGAGGTCAACGCCAAAGAATTGGTATTGCGAGAGCACTAATGACAAAACCAAAGCTTATCATTGCTGATGAGCCAGTATCTGCTCTTGATGTATCTATTCAATCGCAAGTACTTAATCTTCTTGAAGATTTACAAAAGGAGTTTGACTTAACATATTTATTTATTGCTCACGATTTAGGTGTTGTTAGGCATATTAGCGATCGTGTTGGTGTAATGTATTTAGGTAGATTAGTAGAGTTAGCAGATAGTGAAGAACTTTACAATAATACGCTACACCCGTATACGAAAGCTTTACTATCTGCTGTGCCAATACCTGACCCTGATTTTCAAATGGAAACAGAGGTTTTGTCAGGCGATATTCCGAGTCCATCAAATCCTCCTCAAGGGTGTGCTTTTCACACGAGGTGTAGTGAATGCATGGATATTTGTAAGTCAAAAAGACCTGAATTAAAGGAAGTTGAAAAGGGTCATTATGTTGCTTGCCATTTATTTGAATAG
- a CDS encoding ABC transporter ATP-binding protein: MRKRPILEVKGLRTSFFTDSGEVPAVDDIDFYLQEGEMLGIVGESGCGKSVTSLSIMGLIPKPPGKIVAGEILYNDEDLTKSSEKRMRDIRGNDIAMIFQEPMTSLNPLFTIGQQLIEALRIHTDLNRKNARQRAIELLNLVGLPRAEELINEYPHQLSGGMRQRVMIAMAMLCDPKILIADEPTTALDVTIQAQILRLMKDLNKKMNTAVMLITHDLGVVAEVCQRVVVMYAGKIVEEGDVRTIFKNPKHPYTVGLIKSVPDIRHKAERLYSIPGNVPKPGSINQGCRFAERCSHAMERCFTETPPLYQSDEIGHRVRCFLHDEKEVDSYDRTVTTS, encoded by the coding sequence TTGCGAAAACGTCCAATTCTCGAAGTGAAAGGATTAAGAACGTCCTTTTTTACTGATAGTGGAGAAGTTCCTGCAGTTGACGACATAGATTTTTACCTTCAAGAGGGAGAAATGTTAGGAATAGTTGGTGAATCCGGCTGTGGAAAAAGTGTTACCTCTCTATCGATAATGGGGTTGATTCCAAAACCTCCAGGAAAAATAGTTGCAGGTGAGATACTATATAACGATGAAGACTTAACAAAGTCTTCAGAAAAAAGAATGCGTGATATTAGAGGGAATGATATAGCGATGATTTTTCAAGAGCCAATGACCTCGCTTAATCCGCTATTCACGATAGGGCAGCAATTAATTGAAGCATTACGAATACATACTGACTTAAATAGAAAAAACGCACGGCAGCGTGCAATTGAATTATTAAATTTAGTAGGCCTCCCACGGGCTGAAGAATTAATAAATGAATATCCTCATCAGTTATCTGGAGGTATGAGGCAACGGGTAATGATAGCAATGGCCATGCTATGTGATCCGAAAATTCTTATAGCTGATGAGCCTACAACTGCACTTGATGTTACGATTCAAGCACAAATTTTACGACTGATGAAAGATTTAAATAAAAAAATGAATACTGCGGTTATGTTAATCACCCACGACTTGGGCGTGGTAGCGGAAGTTTGTCAGCGAGTTGTTGTCATGTATGCAGGTAAGATTGTAGAAGAAGGCGACGTTAGAACAATTTTCAAAAATCCTAAACATCCATATACAGTTGGATTAATCAAATCTGTTCCTGATATTCGTCATAAAGCAGAACGTCTTTATTCAATACCAGGTAATGTTCCTAAACCAGGCTCTATCAATCAAGGCTGTCGCTTTGCTGAACGGTGCTCTCATGCAATGGAACGTTGCTTCACAGAAACACCTCCACTCTATCAATCAGATGAAATAGGGCACCGTGTACGCTGCTTCTTACATGATGAAAAGGAGGTAGACAGTTATGACAGAACAGTTACTACAAGTTAA
- a CDS encoding ABC transporter ATP-binding protein, giving the protein MNNITRYLRFVKPYKWHVIGTVLIGIIKFSIPLIIPLLLKYVIDDVIGNPNLTTDTKTEKLMTIMGIMFIIFVLVRPPVEYFRQYFAQWTASKVLFDIRSNLYQHMQKLGLSYYANTRAGEVISRVINDVEQTKSFVITGLMNLWLDMGTIVIAIIIMFTMDVKLTLVSIILLPLFAVSVKFFFGRLRSLTRQRSQALAQVQGHLHERVQGIPVIKSFAIEDYEQKQFDHHNNHFLTKALQHTSWNAKAFSIVNTITDISPLIVISYAGYEVIQGSLSVGTMIAFVGYIDRLYNPLRRLVNSSTTLTQAFASMDRVFEFMDEKYDITDRQDAIECKDVKGEVAFSSVSFKYSESEAPVINQLSLHVNRGETVAFVGMSGGGKSTLVSLLPRFYDITSGSIKLDGVDIRNYKVRSLRNHIGMVLQDSILFSESVKMNILLGKPDATDEEVIAAAKAANAHEFIVNLSEGYDTKVGERGVKLSGGQKQRVAIARVFLKDPQLLVLDEATSALDLESEHLIQEALEQLAKERTTFIVAHRLSTITHADKIVVIEHGQIVEVGTHHELMNKKGSYYQLFTVQQLNQEEMA; this is encoded by the coding sequence TTGAATAATATTACGAGATATTTACGGTTTGTCAAACCGTATAAATGGCATGTAATAGGAACAGTTTTAATTGGCATTATTAAATTTTCTATACCTTTAATTATTCCGCTGTTATTAAAATACGTAATAGATGATGTTATAGGTAATCCAAATTTAACAACAGACACTAAAACTGAAAAGTTAATGACGATTATGGGGATTATGTTCATTATTTTTGTACTTGTTCGTCCCCCGGTTGAATATTTTCGTCAATATTTCGCCCAATGGACAGCTAGTAAAGTATTATTTGATATTCGTAGCAATCTCTATCAACATATGCAAAAACTAGGGCTTTCATATTATGCGAACACTCGAGCTGGCGAAGTAATTTCACGAGTGATTAATGATGTGGAGCAAACAAAATCCTTTGTTATTACCGGCTTAATGAATTTATGGCTAGATATGGGAACCATTGTCATAGCCATCATTATAATGTTTACAATGGATGTGAAGCTAACGCTTGTTTCTATCATTTTACTGCCACTATTTGCGGTATCTGTCAAATTCTTTTTTGGGCGTCTTCGTTCATTAACACGACAACGTTCACAGGCATTGGCACAAGTACAAGGACATTTACATGAACGTGTTCAGGGAATACCAGTCATCAAAAGCTTTGCTATTGAGGATTATGAACAAAAGCAATTTGATCATCATAATAATCATTTTTTAACAAAGGCATTGCAACATACAAGTTGGAATGCAAAGGCATTTTCGATAGTGAATACAATTACAGATATATCACCACTTATTGTAATTAGCTATGCAGGTTATGAAGTCATTCAAGGAAGTCTTTCAGTCGGTACGATGATTGCCTTTGTAGGATATATAGATCGTTTGTATAATCCGTTAAGGAGATTAGTTAATTCATCAACGACTCTTACTCAAGCATTTGCCTCAATGGACCGTGTATTTGAATTTATGGATGAGAAATACGATATTACTGACCGTCAGGATGCAATTGAATGTAAAGATGTGAAAGGGGAAGTAGCTTTTTCTTCTGTCTCTTTTAAGTATAGCGAAAGTGAAGCTCCTGTTATTAATCAATTATCTTTACATGTCAATAGAGGTGAGACGGTTGCATTTGTAGGAATGAGTGGTGGTGGAAAATCGACTCTTGTAAGTCTACTTCCACGCTTTTATGATATAACATCAGGTTCAATTAAATTAGATGGTGTCGATATTCGTAATTACAAGGTTCGTTCATTAAGAAATCATATTGGGATGGTATTGCAGGATAGTATTTTATTTAGTGAATCTGTGAAAATGAATATATTACTAGGGAAGCCAGATGCTACTGATGAAGAGGTGATTGCAGCAGCAAAAGCAGCAAATGCCCACGAGTTTATTGTAAATCTATCTGAAGGTTATGATACAAAAGTAGGTGAACGTGGAGTTAAGCTGTCAGGGGGACAAAAGCAAAGAGTTGCAATCGCACGTGTCTTCCTAAAAGATCCGCAACTACTAGTTTTAGACGAGGCAACTTCTGCATTAGATTTGGAGAGTGAGCACCTTATACAAGAGGCGTTAGAACAACTTGCGAAGGAAAGAACGACGTTTATCGTTGCTCACCGTTTGTCGACTATTACTCATGCAGATAAAATAGTTGTTATTGAACATGGTCAAATTGTTGAGGTAGGTACTCATCATGAATTAATGAACAAAAAAGGTAGCTATTATCAATTGTTTACAGTACAACAGCTTAATCAAGAAGAAATGGCATAG
- a CDS encoding DUF402 domain-containing protein: MGFPMEGDKIQIHSYKHDGHIHRIWEETTVLKGTKNLVIGGNDRTMVIESDGRTWITREPAICYFHAKHWFNVIGMLREDGVYFYCNISSPFVWDKEAIKYIDYDLDIKVFPDMTYVLLDEDEYEQHRNQMNYPEVIDRILKMNVEQLVHWIRQRKGPFSPDFIDMWYERFLTFRG; encoded by the coding sequence ATGGGTTTTCCCATGGAAGGAGACAAAATACAAATACATAGCTACAAACATGATGGACATATTCATCGCATTTGGGAAGAAACCACAGTTTTAAAAGGGACGAAAAACTTGGTTATAGGTGGAAATGATCGGACGATGGTTATTGAATCTGATGGTCGAACATGGATAACGAGAGAACCAGCAATTTGCTACTTCCACGCCAAACATTGGTTTAATGTGATAGGTATGCTAAGGGAAGATGGGGTATATTTCTATTGCAATATTAGCTCTCCTTTTGTATGGGATAAGGAAGCTATAAAATACATCGATTATGATCTGGATATAAAAGTATTCCCAGATATGACGTATGTACTTTTAGATGAGGATGAATATGAGCAACACCGCAATCAAATGAACTACCCTGAAGTAATTGATCGCATTTTGAAAATGAATGTTGAACAATTAGTTCATTGGATTCGACAAAGAAAAGGTCCTTTTTCGCCTGATTTTATAGACATGTGGTATGAGCGTTTTTTAACATTTCGGGGATAA
- a CDS encoding gamma-type small acid-soluble spore protein: MAKNQNQQPNKTASGTNIQQVKQQNAQAGQYGTEFAGETNAQEVRQQNQQAEAQKNQNNQNNQNNQQY, encoded by the coding sequence GTGGCAAAAAACCAAAATCAACAGCCTAACAAAACAGCTTCTGGAACGAATATTCAACAGGTAAAGCAGCAAAACGCGCAAGCTGGACAGTACGGAACAGAATTTGCGGGTGAAACTAATGCTCAAGAAGTGAGACAACAAAATCAACAAGCAGAAGCGCAAAAAAATCAAAATAACCAAAATAACCAAAATAACCAACAATACTAA
- the fabL gene encoding enoyl-[acyl-carrier-protein] reductase FabL produces MTDKVALVTGSSRGIGKSIALELAQKGYHIVINYNRSKSAALEVAKEIESLGRKALLIKANVGSIEKINDMFSAIEDTFGRLDIFVNNAASGVQRPVMELKESHWDWTMDINSKALLFCAQQAANLMEKNGGGKIVSISSLGSIRYLENYTAVGVSKAALEALTRYLAVELSSKNIIVNAVSGGAVDTDALKHFPNRKDMLEDARNHTPAGRMVEVEDIVKTVLFLVSDDAQMIRGQTIIVDGGRSLLV; encoded by the coding sequence TTGACAGATAAAGTAGCACTCGTTACAGGAAGTAGTAGAGGGATTGGAAAGTCAATTGCACTTGAGCTAGCGCAAAAAGGATATCATATTGTAATTAATTATAACCGAAGCAAAAGTGCTGCTCTCGAAGTGGCAAAGGAGATAGAATCTCTAGGTAGAAAAGCATTGCTTATAAAGGCTAATGTAGGGAGTATTGAAAAAATAAATGACATGTTCAGCGCTATTGAGGATACATTTGGTAGGCTTGATATCTTCGTAAATAATGCTGCATCAGGTGTACAACGTCCTGTCATGGAGCTAAAAGAGTCTCATTGGGATTGGACAATGGATATCAACAGTAAAGCATTATTATTTTGTGCTCAACAAGCCGCCAACCTGATGGAGAAAAATGGCGGTGGAAAAATTGTTAGCATTAGCTCATTAGGATCCATAAGATATTTGGAGAATTATACAGCAGTTGGAGTGTCGAAAGCTGCTTTAGAAGCTTTAACACGATACTTAGCTGTTGAATTATCTTCTAAAAACATTATAGTCAATGCAGTATCAGGAGGTGCTGTTGACACTGATGCACTAAAGCATTTTCCTAACAGAAAAGACATGTTGGAAGATGCCCGTAATCATACACCAGCTGGTCGAATGGTAGAAGTAGAAGATATTGTGAAAACAGTATTATTTTTAGTTTCGGATGATGCACAGATGATACGTGGCCAAACGATTATAGTTGATGGAGGAAGATCATTGCTCGTTTAG